In Leguminivora glycinivorella isolate SPB_JAAS2020 chromosome 11, LegGlyc_1.1, whole genome shotgun sequence, a single window of DNA contains:
- the LOC125231418 gene encoding uncharacterized protein LOC125231418 isoform X2 → MERKHEPLRNIWSRGSESGLLILAQHFLKLTSKQVMKKIERTRASRCQGRPYYQKLPQTPKNEREVTCPARHADVTSRHHAGRAIARAVAGTPEHEAASLSRRA, encoded by the exons ATGGAAAGAAAACACGAGCCGCTGCGGAATATATGGTCCCGTGGCTCGGAGAGTGGACTCCTGATACTTGCGCAACATTTTTTGAAA CTGACGAGCAAGCAAGTGATGAAGAAGATCGAGCGGACGAGGGCGTCACGCTGTCAGGGACGGCCGTATTACCAGAAACTTCCCCAGACGCCCAAGAACGAGAGGGAAGTCACCTGTCCTGCTCGCCACGCTGACGTCACATCGCGCCACCACGCCGGCCGCGCGATCGCGAGGGCGGTGGCGGGCACGCCGGAACACGAGGCAGCTTCACTTTCGCGGCGCGCTTGA